The Microbacterium phyllosphaerae region GTCGAACAGGTGAAGATGGTGCTCGACGGGAAGATGAACCCGCGCGACATCGCACCCCACCTGACGACGGACGACGACACCCCTCAGGGTGAGAGGACCAACCATGGACAAGCAGACGGTGGTGGTGCTCTTCGGAGGGCGCTCCAGCGAGCATTCGATCAGTTCCGCAACGGCGGGCGGAGTGCTGGGCGCGATTGATCGCGACCGCTATGCGGTGATCCCCGTGGGGATCACCCGCGAGGGTGCGTTCGTCCTCGAAGACGACGACCCGGCGAAGTTCCCGCTGGATGCCGCGCATCTTCCCGAGGTCGCCGACAACGGAAGCCGCGTGCTCTGGCCAGAGCCGGGCGGCGACCGGACCCTGCGTGTCGTGCGCCCCGACGGCGGTACGGAGAGCTTCGGCGAGATCGACATCGTGCTGCCGATCCTCCACGGCCCGCACGGCGAGGACGGCACGATCCAGGGGTACTTCGACACGCTCGAGGTCCCGTACGCCGGCGGCGGCGTGCTCGACTCCGCTCTGTGCATGGACAAGCACTTCATGAAGATCGCGCTGCGTGCCGCGGGGCTCTCCGTGGCCGCGGGGCTGACGGTTCGCGCGCGGCAATGGGCGCAGGACGCCGCTGCCGTTCGGGCTGCTGCCTCGGAGCTCGGGCTGCCGCTGTTCGTGAAGCCCGCGAGAGCCGGATCCAGCGTCGGCGTGTCGAAGGTCGAGCAGCCGGACGAGCTCGATGCGGCGCTGGCGATCGCCTTCGCCGAGGACGACAAGGTCCTCATCGAGACCGGCGTGGTCGGTCGCGAGATCGAGGTCGCTGTGCTCGAGGGCGCCGACGGCGTACGCGCGTCGCTTCCCGGTGAGATCGTGCTCACGTCCCGCGGCTTCTACGACTTCGAGGGCAAGTACCTCGGCGGCGACGGTGTCGACGTCGTGTGCCCCGCCGCGCTCGAGGAGTCCGAGATCGCCGCGATCCAGGACGCCGCGATCCGCGCGTTCGAGGCCGTGGACGGGCGTGGCCTCGCCCGGGTCGATATGTTCCTGACCCCTTCCGGCGAACTCGTCGTCAACGAGCTGAACACGATGCCCGGCTTCACGCCGATCTCGATGTTCCCCAAGTGCTGGGTCGCTTCAGGGCTCAGCTACGGCGACCTCATCTCCGAGCTCATCGAGGCAGGTCTCCGCCGCTGACCGGGTGACGGCTAGCCCGCGTGCGGCGGCTGGGGCGGGTACGACGTGCTCGTCTGCGTCGCCTGGCCTGCCTGAGGCGGGTACGGGTAGGCCGTCGTCGCCGGGTGGCTGCTCGATGCTTCCCGTTCGACGTGCTCAGGGACGGGCGCCGACCGATGGATCAGGGTGACCACGATCGCTGTGATCCAGCCCCAGGTCAGGCCCCAGGCGGCACCAGCGGTGACGACCTGGAACCCCTGCACCATCAGGATCTCGGACTGCTCCGACGGGATGCCGAGCGCCGAGATCGCCAACGGCGCGCGCACCATGCCGGCGATCCACGATGCGATGATGACCGCGCCCCAGGTGCCGAAGAACACCGCGGAGCCTCGTTTCGGGAGGGCACTCCGCACCACGAGCCGGACGAAGAACCACGTGAGCGCGACGATCACGATGAGCGCCAGGAACATGGCGACGACCGCGAGAGGGATCGGCCGGGGTCGCAGGGCGAAGCCGATCGGATCCTGCAGGATCATCGTGCGCGGGAGGTTCGGTACGCCCCAGATCACGAACAGGAATCCGACGAAGCCGCTGAGAAGCGCCCCCACTCCGACCATGATCGCTGCGATGACGGATGCTCTGCCGGCAGGGTTGGGATTCATGCCGCGAGTCTAGGCGGATGCCTCGAGGCGTCGGCGGGGCCGGCTCCGCGCGTCGGCGGTTCCGTGAGCGGATGCGCTCAGCCCTTGTCGGAGCCGTCCTCCGTGGGTACGCGGTCGGTGCAGCGTGCGGTGGCCGGGGCGAGACCCGACTGGATGCTCGTCGACAGGCTCTCCACCACGGTGCGGAAGTCGATCTCCTCGCCGCGTCGGATGATCACCTCGACCGCGGGGTCGCGGCCGTAGGTCACGAGGCGCTGGCGTTCTTCCTCCTGATCGAGGACGAGCCAGTCGACGCTCCCGATCGTCGTGCACACGTCGGTGGAAGGCGCCGGGGGCTCGACGCCGCAGCGGAGCACCAGGGTCGGGTCTCCCCAGGCGCCGGTCGCCTGAGCATCCGTCCAGACGCGGTCCAGGTCGCCGACCGCATCGGGGAGCAGCACGGACACCTCCGCGCACGCGGGATCGTTCGCGTCCTCGGCGGGTTCCAGATGGACGGTGGTCGAGCATCCCGAGAGGGCCGTGACGAGGGCCAGCGAGCCCGCGATGACGGCGAGAAGGCGAAAGCGGGGCATGCTTCCAGGCTACCTTTGACTGCATGCCCTCCCGACCCCGCGACGACGATCCGACCCTCGGCGAGCTGTCCGAGGGGGAGATCCTGCGAGCGATCCTCGCGCGCACCGCGCAGGCCACGCACGCGCTGATCGGACCGGGCGACGACGCGGCGGTGATCGCGGCGCCCTCCGGGTCGGTGGTGGCCACGACCGACACCCTCGTGCACGGACCGGACTTCCGGCTCGCGTGGTCGTCGGGGTACGACCTCGGCTGGAAGGCCGCCGCGGTGAATCTCGCCGACGTCGCGGCCATGGGCGCTCGTCCGACCGCTCTGCTGGTGGCGCTGGCGGTTCCTCGTGATCTTCGACTCTCGTTCGTCGAGCGGCTCGCCGACGGCTTCCGTGAGGCATGCGCCGCACTCGCTCCGGGGTGCGCGGTGGTCGGCGGCGATCTGACGGTCTCCGACGTGCTCACCGTCGCCGTGACCGCGTTGGGTGACCTCGAAGGCCGTGCTCCCGTCACCCGTTCGGGTGCCCGCATCGGCGACGTCGTGGCGGTGGCCGGCGAACTCGGCCACGCCGCGCAGGGCCTCGCGGTGCTCTTCGGCAGGTTCCGCGAGGGCGATCAGCCTGTTCCGGTGGATGCCGCAGCGCTGGCCGCCGGCGAGAGTGCTGCTCTGGCCGCACAGCTGCGCCCGTCGCCGCCCATCGGTCTCGGTCCGTTCGCCGCCACGGCCGGCGCCACGGCGATGATGGACATCTCCGACGGGCTCGCGCTCGACGCACGGCGGATGGCTGCGGCATCCGAGGTGACGATCGCCCTGGACTCGGCCTCTCTCGGTGAGGACCCGCTGCGCGCCCTCGCCGGGGGAGAGGACCACGCTCTGCTGGCGACGTTCCCGGCCGGAATCCTGCCTCCGGGGTTCCGTGTCATCGGTGCAGTCGCCCCGCGCGGAGAGCACGATCTGCTCGTCGACGGCGCTCCCGCCGATGTGTCGGGTTGGGATCCCTATCGAGACTGGGACTCGACGTCGGGCTGACGCGCGCCAGCAGGCGCTGCGGGCTCAGCCCACCACAGCGTCGTGTCGCCGTAGGTCTTCTCCCGGATCAGGTCGAGCCCTGCCTCGGCGAGGTCGGGCGGCGTGGAACGGCGCGCGCGCTCGATGATCACGAGCGCGTCCGGGGAGAGCAGAGGCGCGAGGGCGACGAGATCGGCGGTCATCGCCTCGTCCTGGAGGTCGTAGGGCGGGTCCGAGAACACGAGGTCGTACGGGCCCGCCGTGCGCTGCAGAAAAGCCCGCACCGCACTCTGATGCACGCGGGCGGTGGGCAGCCCGGCTTTGGTGAGGACGGCGACGTTGCGGCGGACCA contains the following coding sequences:
- a CDS encoding D-alanine--D-alanine ligase family protein → MDKQTVVVLFGGRSSEHSISSATAGGVLGAIDRDRYAVIPVGITREGAFVLEDDDPAKFPLDAAHLPEVADNGSRVLWPEPGGDRTLRVVRPDGGTESFGEIDIVLPILHGPHGEDGTIQGYFDTLEVPYAGGGVLDSALCMDKHFMKIALRAAGLSVAAGLTVRARQWAQDAAAVRAAASELGLPLFVKPARAGSSVGVSKVEQPDELDAALAIAFAEDDKVLIETGVVGREIEVAVLEGADGVRASLPGEIVLTSRGFYDFEGKYLGGDGVDVVCPAALEESEIAAIQDAAIRAFEAVDGRGLARVDMFLTPSGELVVNELNTMPGFTPISMFPKCWVASGLSYGDLISELIEAGLRR
- a CDS encoding DUF3515 family protein yields the protein MPRFRLLAVIAGSLALVTALSGCSTTVHLEPAEDANDPACAEVSVLLPDAVGDLDRVWTDAQATGAWGDPTLVLRCGVEPPAPSTDVCTTIGSVDWLVLDQEEERQRLVTYGRDPAVEVIIRRGEEIDFRTVVESLSTSIQSGLAPATARCTDRVPTEDGSDKG
- the thiL gene encoding thiamine-phosphate kinase, which codes for MPSRPRDDDPTLGELSEGEILRAILARTAQATHALIGPGDDAAVIAAPSGSVVATTDTLVHGPDFRLAWSSGYDLGWKAAAVNLADVAAMGARPTALLVALAVPRDLRLSFVERLADGFREACAALAPGCAVVGGDLTVSDVLTVAVTALGDLEGRAPVTRSGARIGDVVAVAGELGHAAQGLAVLFGRFREGDQPVPVDAAALAAGESAALAAQLRPSPPIGLGPFAATAGATAMMDISDGLALDARRMAAASEVTIALDSASLGEDPLRALAGGEDHALLATFPAGILPPGFRVIGAVAPRGEHDLLVDGAPADVSGWDPYRDWDSTSG
- the rsmD gene encoding 16S rRNA (guanine(966)-N(2))-methyltransferase RsmD, translated to MTRIIAGKARGARLDVPHAGTRPTSDRVRESLFGALESADAIAGARVLDLYAGSGALGLETLSRGAASADLVEMGREAAAVVRRNVAVLTKAGLPTARVHQSAVRAFLQRTAGPYDLVFSDPPYDLQDEAMTADLVALAPLLSPDALVIIERARRSTPPDLAEAGLDLIREKTYGDTTLWWAEPAAPAGARQPDVESQSR